The Microbacterium luteum genome includes a region encoding these proteins:
- a CDS encoding SIMPL domain-containing protein, translating to MTVITTVGTAERHLPAERATLVARVSVSDADRATAIAAATALHNRLAARAGELHAAGDATWHHASALSTGVHQWVDNDGSLHREHVTTSSVQVKLSNLDRVADTVEQLSAMGASVHASWALSEVTRTRVTREIRAAAVSDARVEADDFASALGTTIARVVTLRAGEAGPGPVGLRSAAMASGESAEVSIPDITVRVEVTAEFETS from the coding sequence ATGACCGTCATCACCACCGTCGGCACCGCCGAACGGCATCTTCCCGCCGAGCGTGCCACGCTCGTCGCGCGCGTGTCGGTCTCCGATGCCGACCGCGCCACCGCGATCGCCGCGGCGACCGCGCTGCACAACCGACTGGCGGCGCGGGCGGGCGAACTCCACGCCGCCGGGGACGCCACCTGGCATCACGCGTCGGCACTCTCCACCGGCGTGCACCAGTGGGTCGACAACGACGGATCGCTCCACCGCGAGCACGTGACCACCAGCTCCGTGCAGGTGAAGCTGTCGAATCTGGATCGCGTGGCGGACACCGTCGAGCAGCTGAGCGCGATGGGCGCGTCGGTGCACGCCTCGTGGGCCCTCAGCGAGGTCACGCGAACCCGCGTGACGAGAGAGATCCGCGCGGCTGCCGTCAGCGACGCCCGCGTCGAGGCCGACGACTTCGCCTCGGCCCTCGGCACGACCATCGCCCGGGTGGTCACGCTCCGCGCGGGCGAGGCCGGGCCCGGCCCCGTGGGACTGCGCAGCGCCGCGATGGCATCCGGCGAGAGCGCCGAGGTCTCCATCCCCGACATCACCGTGCGCGTCGAGGTGACCGCGGAGTTCGAGACCTCCTGA
- a CDS encoding hotdog fold thioesterase, which produces MDDTHATEHSRRIAASDAVLVALGIGVDRAEPGSAVVRMRVREDMVNGAGVTHGGMIFTLADAAIALASNHTPDAALVAGADIVFLTPSHEGDELVAVAEQRTVTGRTALYDARVLTDGRVIAEVRGRVRLPRPVPGQ; this is translated from the coding sequence ATGGACGACACCCACGCGACGGAGCACTCCCGGCGCATCGCCGCGTCGGACGCGGTGCTGGTCGCGCTCGGCATCGGCGTCGACCGCGCGGAACCCGGCTCTGCCGTGGTGCGCATGCGCGTGCGCGAGGACATGGTCAACGGCGCGGGCGTGACGCACGGCGGCATGATCTTCACCCTCGCCGACGCCGCGATCGCCCTCGCGAGCAACCACACACCGGATGCCGCGCTCGTCGCCGGCGCCGACATCGTCTTCCTCACGCCCTCGCACGAGGGCGACGAGCTCGTCGCCGTCGCCGAACAGCGCACGGTCACCGGTCGGACAGCGCTCTACGACGCGCGTGTCCTCACCGACGGGCGGGTGATCGCCGAGGTGCGCGGCCGCGTCCGCCTCCCTCGGCCGGTCCCCGGTCAGTAG
- a CDS encoding LLM class flavin-dependent oxidoreductase, protein MPRIGMIHQPTLPPETLPDVARHAEAAGVEEVWVWEDCFKQSGLAPLVAALASTERLRVGVGILPMPLRNPALAAMEIATVERLYPGRAIFGFGHGVLDWMGQAGARVASPLTLMREYVPALRRLLAGDEVTTSGRYVRLDRVKLAWPPERTVPVLAAGEGPKTLSLTGEVADGTVLTAGSSPAMVRSAVARIHAACEAAGRTGPHEIVVFLMCAFGDTASALEAEFDAWGFNGERRFAASGDDAAVAEAIAALTDAGATSVILQPLSHDADLAPYADATARVTATVRSAEPPRP, encoded by the coding sequence ATGCCCCGCATCGGAATGATCCATCAGCCGACCCTGCCGCCCGAAACGCTTCCCGACGTCGCCCGTCACGCGGAAGCCGCCGGCGTCGAGGAGGTGTGGGTGTGGGAGGACTGCTTTAAGCAGAGTGGCCTCGCCCCGCTGGTCGCGGCTCTCGCCTCGACCGAGCGCCTGCGCGTCGGCGTGGGCATCCTGCCGATGCCTCTGCGCAATCCCGCCCTCGCGGCGATGGAGATCGCGACCGTGGAACGGCTGTACCCGGGGCGTGCGATCTTCGGGTTCGGACACGGGGTGCTCGACTGGATGGGACAGGCCGGCGCACGGGTCGCCTCACCGTTGACGCTCATGCGCGAATACGTGCCGGCGCTGCGCCGGCTGCTCGCCGGGGACGAGGTGACGACGTCGGGCCGGTACGTGCGCCTCGACCGGGTGAAGCTCGCCTGGCCGCCCGAGCGCACCGTGCCGGTGCTCGCGGCCGGCGAGGGTCCGAAGACGCTGTCTCTCACGGGCGAGGTCGCCGACGGCACCGTCCTCACCGCGGGATCCAGCCCCGCCATGGTGCGCTCCGCCGTCGCGCGCATCCATGCCGCCTGTGAAGCGGCGGGCCGGACGGGACCCCACGAGATCGTGGTGTTCCTCATGTGCGCGTTCGGCGACACGGCCTCAGCGCTCGAGGCGGAGTTCGACGCGTGGGGCTTCAACGGTGAGCGCCGCTTCGCCGCATCCGGCGACGATGCCGCGGTGGCCGAGGCGATCGCCGCGCTCACCGACGCCGGCGCGACGAGCGTCATCCTGCAGCCGCTGTCGCACGATGCCGACCTCGCCCCTTATGCCGATGCGACGGCACGGGTGACCGCGACCGTCCGCTCCGCCGAGCCGCCCCGCCCCTGA
- a CDS encoding NAD-dependent succinate-semialdehyde dehydrogenase, which translates to MTENRETALLAHVPDGLFIGGQWRAAEGGATLPVFDPATGERLLTIADASVADGAAAMDAAVEAFPSWAQTPARERAELLRRAFDLLQERKEDIALLMTLEMGKPLAEARGEVAYGGEFLRWFSEEAVRASGRYGANPEGTGRMIVTQHPVGPCYLITPWNFPLAMATRKIAPALAAGCTVVVKPAELTPLTTLFFVKLLQDAGLPDGVVNVITTSSSGAVSEPIIRDPRLRKLSFTGSTPVGRKLLEQAAGGVLRTSMELGGNAPFVVFDDADLDKAVDGAMLAKFRNIGQACTAANRFIVHRSVADEFARRVTERVQGMRIGRGTEEGVAIGPLIDDRAVEKARSLVADAVDRGAQVRTGGSPVAGAGTFFEPTVVTDVAAGSDILREEIFGPVLAIVPFDDEDDAVRLANDTEYGLVSYVFTENLARGQRMIERLETGMMGLNVGVVSNAAAPFGGWKMSGLGREGGAEGIHEYLQTKYTLTPNPF; encoded by the coding sequence ATGACAGAGAACCGAGAGACCGCACTTCTGGCCCACGTCCCCGACGGGCTGTTCATCGGCGGGCAGTGGCGCGCCGCCGAGGGCGGCGCCACCCTGCCGGTGTTCGATCCGGCGACCGGGGAACGCCTGCTGACCATCGCCGACGCGTCGGTCGCCGACGGCGCCGCCGCCATGGACGCCGCCGTCGAGGCCTTCCCGTCGTGGGCGCAGACGCCCGCGCGCGAACGCGCCGAGCTGCTCCGTCGCGCCTTCGACCTCCTGCAGGAGCGCAAGGAGGACATCGCCCTCCTGATGACGCTCGAGATGGGCAAGCCGCTCGCCGAGGCGCGCGGCGAGGTCGCGTACGGCGGGGAGTTCCTCCGCTGGTTCAGCGAAGAGGCGGTGCGTGCCTCGGGACGCTACGGGGCGAACCCCGAGGGCACCGGCCGCATGATCGTCACGCAGCACCCGGTCGGCCCGTGCTACCTCATCACCCCCTGGAACTTCCCGCTGGCGATGGCCACGCGCAAGATCGCACCGGCCCTCGCCGCCGGCTGCACCGTCGTGGTCAAGCCCGCCGAGCTCACCCCGCTCACGACGCTCTTCTTCGTCAAGCTGCTGCAGGATGCCGGGCTTCCCGACGGTGTCGTGAACGTCATCACGACATCGTCGAGCGGCGCCGTCTCGGAGCCCATCATCCGCGACCCGCGGCTGCGCAAGCTCTCCTTCACCGGATCCACCCCGGTCGGGCGGAAGCTCCTCGAGCAGGCGGCCGGGGGAGTGCTGCGCACGTCGATGGAGCTCGGCGGCAATGCTCCGTTCGTCGTCTTCGACGACGCCGACCTCGACAAGGCGGTCGACGGCGCGATGCTGGCGAAGTTCCGCAACATCGGGCAGGCGTGCACCGCGGCGAACCGGTTCATCGTGCACCGCTCGGTCGCCGACGAGTTCGCCCGCCGCGTGACCGAGCGCGTGCAGGGCATGCGCATCGGTCGCGGCACCGAGGAGGGCGTGGCGATCGGTCCGCTCATCGACGATCGCGCCGTCGAGAAGGCGCGCTCGCTCGTGGCCGACGCCGTCGACCGCGGGGCTCAGGTGCGCACGGGCGGGTCGCCGGTGGCCGGAGCGGGAACGTTCTTCGAGCCGACGGTCGTCACCGACGTCGCGGCGGGCAGTGACATCCTTCGCGAGGAGATCTTCGGACCCGTGCTGGCGATCGTGCCCTTTGACGACGAAGACGACGCGGTGCGGCTGGCGAACGACACCGAGTACGGCCTGGTCTCGTACGTCTTCACCGAGAACCTCGCGCGCGGCCAGCGCATGATCGAGCGTCTCGAGACGGGGATGATGGGTCTCAACGTCGGCGTGGTCTCCAACGCCGCCGCCCCGTTCGGCGGCTGGAAGATGTCGGGTCTCGGCCGCGAGGGCGGCGCCGAGGGCATCCACGAGTACCTCCAGACGAAGTACACCCTCACCCCGAACCCGTTCTGA